Proteins from one Sphingopyxis terrae subsp. terrae NBRC 15098 genomic window:
- a CDS encoding MlaD family protein: MERDANYGLIGGLTLALLAAAFGFILWLGQSQFARNFDEYRIIFDGPVRGLSEGGEVQFNGIPVGEITRISLDPRNPNRVLAGVRLREDTPVRVDSTAATESQGITGGSYIQISAGTPSKPLLKEVSKETLPVIKAEKSSLQSLMDGGGALLADASQALERVNRTLSDENIENVSAAIADVRATTAELRSSRGMFSKAEQAFARLDRAAADIEAAAASARTAIDGDGRKTFADVSAAARDLREGIAEARVVIHRLDDAASGLAAPDGSGIAATLKSLDSAAQEIEQLAGQLRRTPRERKLPQ, translated from the coding sequence ATGGAACGCGACGCGAACTACGGTCTGATTGGGGGCCTGACGCTGGCTCTGCTAGCGGCGGCTTTCGGCTTCATCCTCTGGCTCGGTCAATCCCAATTCGCCCGTAATTTCGACGAGTATCGGATCATTTTCGATGGTCCCGTCCGCGGTCTTAGCGAGGGAGGCGAGGTGCAGTTCAACGGAATTCCGGTGGGAGAAATCACGCGTATTAGTCTTGATCCCAGAAATCCAAACAGGGTGCTTGCAGGGGTGCGCCTGCGCGAGGATACGCCTGTGCGCGTCGATTCTACCGCCGCGACGGAGTCGCAAGGCATAACCGGCGGAAGCTACATCCAGATCAGTGCGGGGACGCCCTCTAAGCCGTTGTTGAAGGAGGTTTCCAAGGAAACGCTCCCAGTGATTAAGGCGGAAAAAAGTTCGCTACAATCCCTGATGGATGGAGGTGGCGCATTGTTGGCGGACGCTTCGCAGGCCCTGGAAAGGGTCAACCGGACCTTGTCCGACGAGAATATCGAAAATGTTTCGGCTGCTATTGCGGATGTAAGAGCTACCACGGCGGAATTGCGATCTAGTCGCGGAATGTTCAGCAAGGCTGAACAAGCGTTTGCACGCCTGGACCGGGCGGCGGCCGATATCGAGGCCGCGGCCGCATCGGCGCGCACGGCGATCGATGGCGACGGTCGCAAGACGTTTGCCGATGTCTCGGCAGCTGCTCGAGATCTTCGAGAGGGGATCGCCGAGGCGAGGGTGGTCATTCACAGGCTTGATGACGCCGCGAGTGGATTGGCGGCGCCCGACGGCTCCGGGATTGCTGCAACTTTGAAATCGCTCGATAGCGCGGCGCAGGAAATCGAGCAGCTCGCCGGCCAGCTACGACGGACCCCTCGTGAAAGGAAGCTCCCCCAATGA